The following are from one region of the Salmo trutta chromosome 20, fSalTru1.1, whole genome shotgun sequence genome:
- the LOC115155972 gene encoding homeobox protein PKNOX1 isoform X2: protein MKRSANSPPPYNASVFVASAVNMMAAQSVSMDKYTKREQQGVEQKDSDADHDQKFSEEGLAAASSPAPTEPQTPFDVDKASIYRHPLFPLLALLFEKCEQSTQGSDCITSASFDVDIENFVCSQEKEGKAFFSEDPDLDNLMVKAIQVLRIHLLELEKVSDLCKDFCSRYIACLKTKMNSETMLSGELGSPYSPGQGYSPTKTQTSSSFKGTLSPQGIVVPASALQQGKVTTVNPIQVMAGGAVYQPVTVVNSHGQLVSQTLSPQTIHIQNTQLQLQLNQDLSFFGHDDSSSKNKRGVLPKQATNVMRSWLFQHIGHPYPTEDEKKQIATQTNLSLLQVNNWFINARRRILQPMLDASSSETAKTKKKPLPNRPLQRFWPDSISTGMTQQQVQMSDGTMVTMSVEGLQSLTPDGGTLAMQQVIIGGHSEDESGDSRDEDDDEMTGLGLDNSDSLQ from the exons ATGAAGAG GTCCGCCAACTCTCCACCTCCTTATAATGCTTCAGTGTTTGTGGCATCTGCAGTGAATATGATGGCTGCCCAATCAGTTTCCATGGACAAGTACACAAAGAGAGAGCAGCAG GGGGTGGAGCAGAAGGACAGTGATGCTGATCATGatcagaagttcagtgaggaggGGTTGGCTGCAGCCTCCAGTCCTGCCCCCACTGAACCCCAGACACCCTTTGATGTAGATAAGGCCTCCATATACCG gcatcCCTTGTTTCCTCTCCTGGCCCTGCTCTTTGAGAAATGTGAGCAGTCTACACAGGGCTCAGACTGCATCACATCAGCCAGCTTTGACGTGGATATCGAGAACTTTGTCTGCAGCCAGGAGAAAGAGGGCAAAGCATTCTTCAGCGAGGATCCTGACCTCGACAATCTG ATGGTGAAGGCCATCCAGGTGCTGCGGATCCACCTGCTAGAGCTGGAGAAGGTGAGTGACCTTTGTAAAGATTTCTGCAGCCGCTACATTGCCTGCCTCAAGACCAAGATGAACAGCGAGACCATGCTGAGTGGAGAGCTTGGCAGCCCCTACTCACCTGGACAGGGCTACTCTCCCACCAagacccag acctccaGCTCTTTCAAAggaaccctcagtccccaggggATTGTGGTGCCAGCGTCAGCCCTGCAGCAAGGCAAAGTAACAACAGTCAACCCCATACAGGTTATGGCAG GTGGCGCAGTGTACCAGCCTGTCACAGTAGTCAACTCACACGGTCAGTTGGTGTCACAGACTCTCTCTCCCCAGACTATACATATTCAGAACACACAG CTTCAGCTGCAGCTCAACCAGGACCTGAGCTTCTTCGGCCACGACGACAGCTCGTCCAAGAACAAGCGTGGCGTCCTTCCCAAACAAGCGACCAACGTCATGCGCTCCTGGCTCTTCCAGCACATCGGG CACCCCTACCCCACAGAGGATGAGAAGAAGCAGATCGCGACCCAAACTAACCTGAGCCTCCTCCAGGTCAACAACTG GTTCATCAATGCGCGGAGGCGGATCCTGCAGCCTATGCTGGACGCCAGCTCTTCGGAGACGGCCAAAACTAAGAAGAAACCGCTTCCGAACCGGCCGCTACAGCGTTTCTGGCCCGACTCCATCTCAACGGGGATGACCCAACAACAGGTCCAGATGTCAGACG GCACCATGGTGACAATGAGTGTGGAGGGTCTCCAGAGCCTGACTCCAGACGGCGGCACGCTGGCCATGCAGCAAGTGATAATTGGCGGGCACAGCGAGGACGAATCAGGAGACAGCAGGGACGAGGACGACGATGAGATGACTGGGCTGGGCCTGGACAACAGTGACTCCCTGCAGTAG
- the LOC115155972 gene encoding homeobox protein PKNOX1 isoform X4, translating to MMAAQSVSMDKYTKREQQGVEQKDSDADHDQKFSEEGLAAASSPAPTEPQTPFDVDKASIYRHPLFPLLALLFEKCEQSTQGSDCITSASFDVDIENFVCSQEKEGKAFFSEDPDLDNLMVKAIQVLRIHLLELEKVSDLCKDFCSRYIACLKTKMNSETMLSGELGSPYSPGQGYSPTKTQTSSSFKGTLSPQGIVVPASALQQGKVTTVNPIQVMAGGAVYQPVTVVNSHGQLVSQTLSPQTIHIQNTQLQLQLNQDLSFFGHDDSSSKNKRGVLPKQATNVMRSWLFQHIGHPYPTEDEKKQIATQTNLSLLQVNNWFINARRRILQPMLDASSSETAKTKKKPLPNRPLQRFWPDSISTGMTQQQVQMSDGTMVTMSVEGLQSLTPDGGTLAMQQVIIGGHSEDESGDSRDEDDDEMTGLGLDNSDSLQ from the exons ATGATGGCTGCCCAATCAGTTTCCATGGACAAGTACACAAAGAGAGAGCAGCAG GGGGTGGAGCAGAAGGACAGTGATGCTGATCATGatcagaagttcagtgaggaggGGTTGGCTGCAGCCTCCAGTCCTGCCCCCACTGAACCCCAGACACCCTTTGATGTAGATAAGGCCTCCATATACCG gcatcCCTTGTTTCCTCTCCTGGCCCTGCTCTTTGAGAAATGTGAGCAGTCTACACAGGGCTCAGACTGCATCACATCAGCCAGCTTTGACGTGGATATCGAGAACTTTGTCTGCAGCCAGGAGAAAGAGGGCAAAGCATTCTTCAGCGAGGATCCTGACCTCGACAATCTG ATGGTGAAGGCCATCCAGGTGCTGCGGATCCACCTGCTAGAGCTGGAGAAGGTGAGTGACCTTTGTAAAGATTTCTGCAGCCGCTACATTGCCTGCCTCAAGACCAAGATGAACAGCGAGACCATGCTGAGTGGAGAGCTTGGCAGCCCCTACTCACCTGGACAGGGCTACTCTCCCACCAagacccag acctccaGCTCTTTCAAAggaaccctcagtccccaggggATTGTGGTGCCAGCGTCAGCCCTGCAGCAAGGCAAAGTAACAACAGTCAACCCCATACAGGTTATGGCAG GTGGCGCAGTGTACCAGCCTGTCACAGTAGTCAACTCACACGGTCAGTTGGTGTCACAGACTCTCTCTCCCCAGACTATACATATTCAGAACACACAG CTTCAGCTGCAGCTCAACCAGGACCTGAGCTTCTTCGGCCACGACGACAGCTCGTCCAAGAACAAGCGTGGCGTCCTTCCCAAACAAGCGACCAACGTCATGCGCTCCTGGCTCTTCCAGCACATCGGG CACCCCTACCCCACAGAGGATGAGAAGAAGCAGATCGCGACCCAAACTAACCTGAGCCTCCTCCAGGTCAACAACTG GTTCATCAATGCGCGGAGGCGGATCCTGCAGCCTATGCTGGACGCCAGCTCTTCGGAGACGGCCAAAACTAAGAAGAAACCGCTTCCGAACCGGCCGCTACAGCGTTTCTGGCCCGACTCCATCTCAACGGGGATGACCCAACAACAGGTCCAGATGTCAGACG GCACCATGGTGACAATGAGTGTGGAGGGTCTCCAGAGCCTGACTCCAGACGGCGGCACGCTGGCCATGCAGCAAGTGATAATTGGCGGGCACAGCGAGGACGAATCAGGAGACAGCAGGGACGAGGACGACGATGAGATGACTGGGCTGGGCCTGGACAACAGTGACTCCCTGCAGTAG
- the LOC115155972 gene encoding homeobox protein PKNOX1 isoform X3, with protein sequence MRSANSPPPYNASVFVASAVNMMAAQSVSMDKYTKREQQGVEQKDSDADHDQKFSEEGLAAASSPAPTEPQTPFDVDKASIYRHPLFPLLALLFEKCEQSTQGSDCITSASFDVDIENFVCSQEKEGKAFFSEDPDLDNLMVKAIQVLRIHLLELEKVSDLCKDFCSRYIACLKTKMNSETMLSGELGSPYSPGQGYSPTKTQTSSSFKGTLSPQGIVVPASALQQGKVTTVNPIQVMAGGAVYQPVTVVNSHGQLVSQTLSPQTIHIQNTQLQLQLNQDLSFFGHDDSSSKNKRGVLPKQATNVMRSWLFQHIGHPYPTEDEKKQIATQTNLSLLQVNNWFINARRRILQPMLDASSSETAKTKKKPLPNRPLQRFWPDSISTGMTQQQVQMSDGTMVTMSVEGLQSLTPDGGTLAMQQVIIGGHSEDESGDSRDEDDDEMTGLGLDNSDSLQ encoded by the exons ATGAG GTCCGCCAACTCTCCACCTCCTTATAATGCTTCAGTGTTTGTGGCATCTGCAGTGAATATGATGGCTGCCCAATCAGTTTCCATGGACAAGTACACAAAGAGAGAGCAGCAG GGGGTGGAGCAGAAGGACAGTGATGCTGATCATGatcagaagttcagtgaggaggGGTTGGCTGCAGCCTCCAGTCCTGCCCCCACTGAACCCCAGACACCCTTTGATGTAGATAAGGCCTCCATATACCG gcatcCCTTGTTTCCTCTCCTGGCCCTGCTCTTTGAGAAATGTGAGCAGTCTACACAGGGCTCAGACTGCATCACATCAGCCAGCTTTGACGTGGATATCGAGAACTTTGTCTGCAGCCAGGAGAAAGAGGGCAAAGCATTCTTCAGCGAGGATCCTGACCTCGACAATCTG ATGGTGAAGGCCATCCAGGTGCTGCGGATCCACCTGCTAGAGCTGGAGAAGGTGAGTGACCTTTGTAAAGATTTCTGCAGCCGCTACATTGCCTGCCTCAAGACCAAGATGAACAGCGAGACCATGCTGAGTGGAGAGCTTGGCAGCCCCTACTCACCTGGACAGGGCTACTCTCCCACCAagacccag acctccaGCTCTTTCAAAggaaccctcagtccccaggggATTGTGGTGCCAGCGTCAGCCCTGCAGCAAGGCAAAGTAACAACAGTCAACCCCATACAGGTTATGGCAG GTGGCGCAGTGTACCAGCCTGTCACAGTAGTCAACTCACACGGTCAGTTGGTGTCACAGACTCTCTCTCCCCAGACTATACATATTCAGAACACACAG CTTCAGCTGCAGCTCAACCAGGACCTGAGCTTCTTCGGCCACGACGACAGCTCGTCCAAGAACAAGCGTGGCGTCCTTCCCAAACAAGCGACCAACGTCATGCGCTCCTGGCTCTTCCAGCACATCGGG CACCCCTACCCCACAGAGGATGAGAAGAAGCAGATCGCGACCCAAACTAACCTGAGCCTCCTCCAGGTCAACAACTG GTTCATCAATGCGCGGAGGCGGATCCTGCAGCCTATGCTGGACGCCAGCTCTTCGGAGACGGCCAAAACTAAGAAGAAACCGCTTCCGAACCGGCCGCTACAGCGTTTCTGGCCCGACTCCATCTCAACGGGGATGACCCAACAACAGGTCCAGATGTCAGACG GCACCATGGTGACAATGAGTGTGGAGGGTCTCCAGAGCCTGACTCCAGACGGCGGCACGCTGGCCATGCAGCAAGTGATAATTGGCGGGCACAGCGAGGACGAATCAGGAGACAGCAGGGACGAGGACGACGATGAGATGACTGGGCTGGGCCTGGACAACAGTGACTCCCTGCAGTAG
- the LOC115155972 gene encoding homeobox protein PKNOX1 isoform X1: MCGFMSLSRSANSPPPYNASVFVASAVNMMAAQSVSMDKYTKREQQGVEQKDSDADHDQKFSEEGLAAASSPAPTEPQTPFDVDKASIYRHPLFPLLALLFEKCEQSTQGSDCITSASFDVDIENFVCSQEKEGKAFFSEDPDLDNLMVKAIQVLRIHLLELEKVSDLCKDFCSRYIACLKTKMNSETMLSGELGSPYSPGQGYSPTKTQTSSSFKGTLSPQGIVVPASALQQGKVTTVNPIQVMAGGAVYQPVTVVNSHGQLVSQTLSPQTIHIQNTQLQLQLNQDLSFFGHDDSSSKNKRGVLPKQATNVMRSWLFQHIGHPYPTEDEKKQIATQTNLSLLQVNNWFINARRRILQPMLDASSSETAKTKKKPLPNRPLQRFWPDSISTGMTQQQVQMSDGTMVTMSVEGLQSLTPDGGTLAMQQVIIGGHSEDESGDSRDEDDDEMTGLGLDNSDSLQ, translated from the exons atgtgtgGGTTTATGTCTCTTTCTAGGTCCGCCAACTCTCCACCTCCTTATAATGCTTCAGTGTTTGTGGCATCTGCAGTGAATATGATGGCTGCCCAATCAGTTTCCATGGACAAGTACACAAAGAGAGAGCAGCAG GGGGTGGAGCAGAAGGACAGTGATGCTGATCATGatcagaagttcagtgaggaggGGTTGGCTGCAGCCTCCAGTCCTGCCCCCACTGAACCCCAGACACCCTTTGATGTAGATAAGGCCTCCATATACCG gcatcCCTTGTTTCCTCTCCTGGCCCTGCTCTTTGAGAAATGTGAGCAGTCTACACAGGGCTCAGACTGCATCACATCAGCCAGCTTTGACGTGGATATCGAGAACTTTGTCTGCAGCCAGGAGAAAGAGGGCAAAGCATTCTTCAGCGAGGATCCTGACCTCGACAATCTG ATGGTGAAGGCCATCCAGGTGCTGCGGATCCACCTGCTAGAGCTGGAGAAGGTGAGTGACCTTTGTAAAGATTTCTGCAGCCGCTACATTGCCTGCCTCAAGACCAAGATGAACAGCGAGACCATGCTGAGTGGAGAGCTTGGCAGCCCCTACTCACCTGGACAGGGCTACTCTCCCACCAagacccag acctccaGCTCTTTCAAAggaaccctcagtccccaggggATTGTGGTGCCAGCGTCAGCCCTGCAGCAAGGCAAAGTAACAACAGTCAACCCCATACAGGTTATGGCAG GTGGCGCAGTGTACCAGCCTGTCACAGTAGTCAACTCACACGGTCAGTTGGTGTCACAGACTCTCTCTCCCCAGACTATACATATTCAGAACACACAG CTTCAGCTGCAGCTCAACCAGGACCTGAGCTTCTTCGGCCACGACGACAGCTCGTCCAAGAACAAGCGTGGCGTCCTTCCCAAACAAGCGACCAACGTCATGCGCTCCTGGCTCTTCCAGCACATCGGG CACCCCTACCCCACAGAGGATGAGAAGAAGCAGATCGCGACCCAAACTAACCTGAGCCTCCTCCAGGTCAACAACTG GTTCATCAATGCGCGGAGGCGGATCCTGCAGCCTATGCTGGACGCCAGCTCTTCGGAGACGGCCAAAACTAAGAAGAAACCGCTTCCGAACCGGCCGCTACAGCGTTTCTGGCCCGACTCCATCTCAACGGGGATGACCCAACAACAGGTCCAGATGTCAGACG GCACCATGGTGACAATGAGTGTGGAGGGTCTCCAGAGCCTGACTCCAGACGGCGGCACGCTGGCCATGCAGCAAGTGATAATTGGCGGGCACAGCGAGGACGAATCAGGAGACAGCAGGGACGAGGACGACGATGAGATGACTGGGCTGGGCCTGGACAACAGTGACTCCCTGCAGTAG
- the LOC115155973 gene encoding NADH dehydrogenase [ubiquinone] flavoprotein 3, mitochondrial, producing the protein MATSLLWLGRLGSLKALQRESWGLLRCPSVAAFCTKVEEPKKAVKKAKAAKAAAAPLAPAPEPFDNSTYKNLQHHNYNHYTFADLDLEMAKYRLPQPSSGRPSPRH; encoded by the exons ATGGCGACTTCCTTACTTTGGCTAGGACGACTGGGGTCTCTCAAG GCTCTCCAGCGAGAGAGCTGGGGCCTTTTGAGGTGCCCCTCTGTGGCTGCATTCTGCACCAAGGTGGAGGAGCCAAAGAAAGCTGTTAAAAAGGCGAAAGCTGCAA AGGCGGCAGCGGCACCTCTAGCGCCAGCCCCCGAGCCTTTCGACAACAGTACTTACAAGAACCTCCAGCACCACAACTACAACCATTACACCTTCGCAGACCTGGACCTGGAGATGGCCAAGTACCGTCTGCCCCAGCCCTCCTCCGGCAGACCCTCCCCCAGGCACTGA